In 'Nostoc azollae' 0708, the following are encoded in one genomic region:
- a CDS encoding YciI family protein, translating to MPKYVMWGTYCEDVLTKREPYRQAHLEGLAKQKQSGVLITLGPTKDVTKVFGIYEADDEATVHQLVEADPYWQNGIWTECTVKEWIEAF from the coding sequence ATGCCAAAATATGTAATGTGGGGAACTTACTGCGAAGACGTTTTAACCAAACGAGAACCCTATCGTCAAGCTCATTTAGAAGGATTAGCAAAACAAAAACAATCAGGAGTATTAATTACCCTTGGTCCTACCAAAGATGTCACAAAGGTTTTTGGTATTTATGAAGCCGATGATGAGGCTACTGTCCATCAATTAGTTGAAGCTGATCCCTATTGGCAAAATGGCATCTGGACAGAATGTACTGTTAAAGAGTGGATTGAAGCCTTTTAA
- a CDS encoding mannose-1-phosphate guanyltransferase has product MRGVLMAGGSGTRLRPLTCDLPKPMVPILNRPIAEHIINLLKRHHITEIIATLHYLPDVLRDYFQDGSDFGVQMTYAIEEDQPLGTAGCVKNIAELLDETFLVISGDSITDFDLTAAIKFHKQKQSKATLILTRVPNPIEFGVVITDEQGRINRFLEKPSTSEIFSDTVNTGTYILEPEVLEYLPEHTESDFSKDLFPLLLATNEPIYGYVAQGYWCDVGHLDAYREAQYDALARKVKLEFAYQEASPGVWIGQNTYIDPSAKIQTPAVIGDNCRIGARVQIDDGTVIGDNVTIGADANLKRPIVWNGAIIGDEAQLSACVISRGTRVDRRSHVLEAAVVGSLSTVGEEAQISPGVRVWPSKKIESGAILNINLIWGNTAQRNLFGQRGVQGLANIDISPEFAVKLGAAYGSTLKPGSKVTVSRDQRNVSRMVTRSLIAGLMSVGVDIQNLDSTAIPITRTVIPIMGVVGGIHVRVHPDRPDYILIEFMDGKGINISKAQEKKIEGAYFKEDMRRAQSHEIGDVAYPSQVIDRYCTAFEKLLNVSTLRNSRAKVVIDYVYAVSGAVLPQMLDKFGADAVVLNASVNKTAMTTTSREGLLTQLGHVVEALKANFGVQVSANGEQLILVDESGYPVRGEILTALMVEMMLTSNPRCSVVVPVHASSAVEQVARRHDSKVIRTKANPTALMEACQKNPNVVLGGSGETGFIFPQLHPGFDSMFCIAKLIEMLTIQERSLASVRSELPRVIHKDYTIRCPWTAKGALMRYLVETHPAQNLELIDGVKIRQPYDDSWVLVLPDASEPMVHLFANSSDRDWVDESLRSYRHRVQTFVEREQEHYTAEV; this is encoded by the coding sequence ATGCGTGGAGTGCTCATGGCAGGTGGTTCGGGGACACGGTTACGTCCTTTAACTTGTGATTTACCGAAGCCGATGGTTCCTATACTAAATCGACCAATTGCTGAACATATTATCAATCTACTCAAACGACATCACATTACAGAAATTATTGCCACGTTACACTATTTACCAGATGTCCTCCGAGATTACTTCCAAGATGGTAGTGATTTTGGGGTACAGATGACCTATGCTATTGAAGAAGACCAGCCTCTGGGTACAGCAGGTTGTGTAAAAAATATTGCTGAACTTTTGGACGAAACTTTTTTAGTGATTAGTGGCGATAGTATTACAGATTTTGACCTCACTGCAGCCATTAAATTTCACAAACAAAAACAGTCAAAAGCTACTTTAATTTTAACCCGTGTTCCTAACCCGATTGAATTTGGGGTGGTAATTACGGATGAACAAGGACGCATTAACCGATTTTTAGAGAAACCCTCGACTAGCGAAATTTTTTCCGATACAGTTAACACTGGTACTTATATTTTAGAACCAGAAGTTTTGGAATATTTACCAGAACACACAGAATCTGATTTTTCTAAGGATTTATTTCCCTTACTACTAGCAACAAATGAACCTATTTATGGTTATGTAGCCCAAGGTTATTGGTGTGATGTGGGTCATTTAGATGCTTATCGGGAAGCACAATATGATGCTTTAGCCAGAAAGGTAAAACTGGAGTTTGCTTATCAAGAAGCTTCTCCTGGGGTGTGGATAGGTCAAAATACTTATATCGATCCTAGCGCCAAGATTCAAACTCCAGCTGTGATTGGTGATAATTGCCGGATTGGGGCAAGAGTTCAAATTGACGATGGAACGGTAATTGGTGATAATGTCACTATTGGGGCAGATGCTAATTTGAAGCGGCCTATAGTTTGGAATGGGGCGATTATTGGGGATGAAGCCCAGTTATCGGCTTGTGTAATTTCCCGTGGTACTCGTGTAGATAGACGTTCCCATGTATTAGAAGCTGCTGTAGTTGGTTCGCTTTCTACGGTGGGAGAAGAGGCGCAAATTAGCCCTGGTGTGCGGGTTTGGCCGAGTAAAAAGATTGAGTCAGGTGCAATTTTAAACATTAACCTGATTTGGGGAAACACTGCCCAACGGAACTTATTTGGTCAGCGTGGTGTACAAGGTTTAGCGAATATTGATATCAGCCCGGAATTTGCGGTGAAGTTGGGGGCTGCTTACGGTTCGACTTTAAAACCAGGTTCTAAGGTGACGGTTTCTCGTGATCAGCGTAATGTGTCGCGGATGGTAACTCGTTCTTTAATTGCTGGTTTGATGTCGGTAGGTGTGGATATTCAAAATCTTGATTCTACTGCTATTCCTATTACTCGCACGGTGATCCCGATTATGGGGGTAGTGGGTGGTATTCATGTCCGTGTACACCCAGACCGGCCTGATTATATCTTGATTGAATTTATGGATGGTAAAGGGATTAATATTTCTAAGGCTCAGGAAAAGAAAATTGAGGGCGCGTATTTTAAGGAGGATATGCGGAGGGCGCAAAGTCACGAAATTGGTGATGTGGCCTATCCTAGCCAGGTGATTGACCGCTATTGTACTGCTTTCGAGAAGCTGTTGAATGTTTCTACTCTTCGCAATAGTCGAGCAAAAGTTGTTATTGACTATGTCTATGCGGTATCCGGGGCAGTGTTACCGCAAATGCTAGATAAATTTGGTGCTGATGCGGTGGTATTAAATGCAAGTGTCAATAAAACCGCGATGACAACTACTAGCCGGGAAGGACTGCTGACTCAGTTGGGTCATGTGGTGGAAGCTCTGAAGGCTAATTTTGGGGTGCAGGTATCAGCTAATGGGGAACAGTTGATTTTAGTGGATGAGTCTGGCTACCCAGTGCGGGGGGAAATCCTGACGGCGTTGATGGTGGAAATGATGTTAACGTCTAACCCTAGATGCTCGGTAGTTGTGCCGGTTCATGCTTCTAGTGCGGTGGAACAAGTCGCGCGTCGTCATGATAGTAAGGTAATTCGCACAAAAGCAAATCCAACTGCTTTAATGGAGGCCTGTCAAAAAAATCCCAATGTGGTTTTGGGTGGTAGTGGGGAAACTGGTTTTATTTTCCCACAATTGCATCCGGGGTTTGATTCGATGTTCTGCATTGCTAAGTTGATTGAAATGCTGACTATTCAAGAGCGATCACTTGCATCTGTGCGTTCAGAATTACCCCGTGTCATTCACAAAGATTATACCATTCGTTGTCCTTGGACTGCTAAAGGGGCACTGATGCGTTATTTGGTGGAAACTCACCCAGCCCAAAATTTGGAATTAATTGATGGTGTGAAAATTCGTCAACCCTATGATGATAGTTGGGTGTTAGTTCTGCCCGATGCTAGTGAACCAATGGTACATTTATTTGCTAACAGTAGCGATCGCGATTGGGTTGATGAGAGTTTGAGAAGCTATCGCCATCGTGTTCAGACTTTTGTAGAAAGAGAACAGGAACATTACACCGCAGAAGTTTAA